The Castor canadensis chromosome 8, mCasCan1.hap1v2, whole genome shotgun sequence genome contains a region encoding:
- the Itga7 gene encoding integrin alpha-7 isoform X1, translated as MAGTRSCDPWGPPGICYLLGSLLTGLLFPRAVAFNLDVMGALRKEGEPGSLFGFSVALHRQLHPRHQSWLLVGAPQALALPGQQANRTGGLFACPLSLEETDCYRVDIDRGADVQKESKENQWLGVSVRSQGPGGKIVTCAHRYESRQRVDQILETRDVIGRCFVLSQDLAAHDDLDGGEWKFCEGRPQGHEQFGFCQQGTAAAFSPDNHYLLFGAPGTYNWKGTARVELCAQGSADLAHLDDGPYEAGGEKEQNPRLIPVPANSYFGFSIDSGKGLVRAEELSFVAGAPRANHKGAVVILRKDSASRLVPEVTLSGERLTSGFGYSLAVTDLNNDGWSDLIVGAPYFFERQEELGGAVYVYMNQGGHWTEVSPLRLCGSPDSMFGISLAVLGDLNQDGFPDIAVGAPFDGDGKVFIYHGSSLGVLDKPSQVLEGESVGIRSFGYSLSGGLDVDGNHYPDLLVGSLADTAVLFRARPILHVTHEVFIAPPAIDLEQPNCAGGRLVCVDLRICFSYIAVPSSYSPIVALDYMLDGDTDRRLRGQVPRVTFLSRSPDDPKHQASGTVWLKHQHDRVCGDTMFQLQENVKDKLRAIVVTLSYSLQTPRLRRQAIGQGLLPVAPILNAHQPNTQRAEIHFLKQGCGEDKICQSNLQLVHARFCARVSDMEFQPLPMDVDGMTALFALSGQPVIGLELMVTNLPSDPTQPQADGDDAHEAQLLVTLPASLHYSGVRTLDPVEKPLCLSNENASHVECELGNPMKRGAQVTFYLILSTSGITIETTELEVELLLATISEQELHPVSARARVFIELPLSIAGVATPQQLFFSGVVRGESAMQSERDVGSKVKYEVTVSNQGQSLNTLGSAFLNIMWPHEIANGKWLLYPMRMELEGGQGPGQKGLCSPRPNILHLDVDGKDRRRRELEQPEQQEPHEEPREEPEPSMFWWPVSSAEKKRNITLDCARGTANCVVFSCPLYSFDRAAVLHVWGRLWNSTFLEEYSAVKSLEVIVRANITVKSYIKNLLLRDASTVIPVMVYLDPMAVVAEGVPWWVILLAVLAGLLVLALLVLLLWKMGFFKRAKHPEATVPQYHAVKIPREDRQQFKEEKTGTILRSNWGSPRREGPDAYPILNADGHSELGPDGHPVPSTG; from the exons ATGGCCGGGACTCGGAGCTGCGATCCTTGGGGTCCCCCCGGGATTTGCTATCTTCTTGGTTCCTTGCTCACTGGACTGCTCTTCCCACGGGCTGTTGCCTTCAATCTGGACGTGATGGGCGCCCTGCGCAAGGAGGGCGAGCCAGGCAGTCTCTTCGGCTTCTCTGTGGCCCTGCACAGGCAGTTGCACCCCCGACACCAGAGCTG GCTGCTGGTGGGTGCTCCCCAGGCCCTGGCTCTTCCTGGGCAGCAGGCAAACCGCACCGGAGGCCTCTTCGCTTGCCCCCTGAGCCTGGAGGAGACTGACTGCTACAGAGTGGACATCGACCGGGGAG CTGATGTCCAAAAGGAGAGCAAGGAGAATCAGTGGTTGGGCGTCAGTGTTCGGAGCCAGGGACCCGGGGGCAAGATTGTT ACCTGTGCACACCGATATGAGTCAAGACAGCGAGTGGACCAAATTCTGGAGACGCGGGATGTGATTGGTCGCTGCTTTGTGCTAAGCCAGGACCTGGCTGCCCATGATGATTTGGATGGTGGGGAATGGAAGTTCTGTGAAGGGCGCCCCCAGGGCCATGAGCAATTTGGGTTCTGCCAGCAGGGCACAGCTGCTGCCTTCTCTCCTGACAACCACTACCTTCTCTTTGGGGCTCCAGGAACCTATAACTGGAAGG GCACGGCCAGGGTGGAGCTCTGTGCACAGGGCTCGGCGGACCTGGCACACCTGGACGACGGGCCCTACGAGGCGGGGGGCGAGAAGGAGCAGAACCCCCGCCTTATCCCGGTCCCTGCCAACAGTTACTTTG GTTTCTCCATCGACTCTGGAAAGGGTCTCGTGCGGGCAGAGGAACTGAGCTTTGTGGCAGGGGCCCCCCGTGCCAACCACAAGGGGGCTGTGGTCATTCTGCGCAAGGATAGTGCCAGCCGCCTGGTGCCTGAAGTTACACTGTCTGGGGAGCGCCTGACCTCTGGGTTTGGCTATTCACTGGCTGTGACTGATCTCAACAATGACGG CTGGTCAGACTTGATTGTGGGTGCCCCCTACTTCTTTGAACGCCAAGAAGAGCTGGGAGGtgctgtgtatgtgtacatgaaCCAGGGTGGTCACTGGACAGAGGTCTCCCCTCTCCGGCTCTGTGGCTCCCCTGACTCCATGTTTGGGATCAGCCTGGCTGTCTTGGGGGATCTCAACCAAGATGGCTTCCCAG ATATTGCAGTGGGAGCTCCTTTTGATGGGGATGGGAAAGTCTTTATTTACCATGGGAGCAGCCTGGGAGTCCTCGACAAACCTTCACAG GTGCTGGAGGGTGAATCCGTGGGCATCAGGAGCTTTGGCTACTCCCTGTCCGGTGGCCTGGATGTGGATGGGAACCACTACCCAGACCTGCTGGTGGGCTCGCTGGCTGACACAGCTGTGCTCTTCAG GGCCAGACCCATCCTCCACGTCACCCATGAAGTCTTCATTGCTCCGCCAGCCATTGACCTAGAACAGCCTAACTGTGCTGGTGGCCGCTTGGTCTG TGTGGACCTGAGGATCTGCTTCAGCTACATTGCAGTGCCCAGCAGCTACAGTCCTATTGTGG CCTTGGATTACATGTTAGATGGGGACACAGACCGGAGGCTCCGGGGACAGGTTCCCCGTGTGACCTTCCTGAGCCGAAGCCCAGATGACCCCAAGCACCAGGCCTCAGGCACTGTGTGGTTGAAGCACCAGCATGATCGAGTCTGTGGAGACACCATGTTCCAGCTGCAG GAGAATGTCAAAGACAAGCTTCGGGCCATTGTGGTGACCCTGTCCTACAGTCTCCAGACTCCTCGGCTCCGGCGACAGGCTATTGGTCAGGGGCTGCTCCCAGTGGCTCCTATCCTCAATGCCCACCAGCCTAACACCCAGCGGGCAGAG ATTCACTTCCTGAAACAAGGATGTGGTGAAGACAAGATCTGTCAGAGCAATTTGCAGCTGGTCCATGCCCGCTTTTGTGCCCGGGTCAGCGACATGGAGTTCCAGCCTCTGCCCAT GGATGTGGATGGGATGACGGCCCTGTTTGCACTGAGTGGGCAGCCAGTCATTGGCCTGGAGCTGATGGTCACCAACTTGCCCTCGGACCCAACCCAGCCCCAGGCTGATGGGGATGATGCCCACGAAGCCCAGCTGCTGGTCACTCTTCCTGCCTCACTGCACTACTCAGGAGTCCGGACCCTGGACCCTGTG GAGAAACCACTTTGCCTGTCCAATGAGAATGCCTCCCATGTCGAGTGTGAGCTGGGGAACCCTATGAAGAGAGGTGCCCAG GTCACCTTCTACCTCATCCTTAGCACCTCTGGGATCACTATTGAGACCACGGAGCTGGAGGTGGAGCTGCTGTTGGCCAC GATCAGTGAGCAGGAGCTGCATCCGGTCTCTGCTCGTGCCCGTGTTTTCATTGAGCTGCCACTGTCCATTGCAGG TGTGGCCACACCCCAGCAACTTTTCTTCTCCGGCGTGGTGAGGGGAGAGAGCGCAATGCAGTCTGAACGAGATGTGGGCAGCAAGGTCAAGTATGAAGTTACT GTCTCCAACCAAGGCCAGTCGCTCAACACCTTGGGCTCTGCCTTCCTCAATATCATGTGGCCCCATGAGATTGCCAATGGGAAGTGGCTGCTGTACCCCATGAGGATGGAGCTGGAGGGCGGGCAGGGACCTGGGCAGAAAGGGCTCTGTTCCCCCAGGCCCAACATCCTCCACCTG GATGTGGATGGCAAGGATAGGAGACGGCGAGAGCTGGAGCAACCAGAGCAGCAGGAGCCTCACGAGGAGCCTCGCGAGGAGCCAGAGCCCAGCATGTTCTGGTGGCCCGTGTCCTCTGCTGAGAAGAAGAGAAACATCACTCTG GACTGCGCCCGGGGCACGGCCAACTGCGTGGTGTTCAGCTGCCCACTCTACAGCTTCGACCGTGCAGCTGTGTTGCATGTCTGGGGCCGCCTCTGGAATAGCACCTTTCTGGAG GAATACTCAGCCGTGAAGTCCCTGGAAGTGATAGTTCGAGCCAACATCACAGTGAAGTCTTACATCAAGAACTTGCTGCTCAGAGATGCCTCCACAGTG ATTCCAGTGATGGTGTACTTGGACCCCATGGCTGTGGTGGCAGAGGGAGTCCCCTGGTGGGTCATCCTTCTGGCTGTGCTGGCAGGGCTGCTGGTACTGGCGCTGCTGGTGCTACTGCTGTGGAAG ATGGGATTCTTCAAGCGGGCAAAGCACCCTGAAGCCACTGTGCCCCAGTACCATGCGGTGAAGATCCCTCGGGAAGACCGACAGCAGTTCAAGGAGGAGAAGACAGGCACCATCCTGAGGAGCAACTGGGGCAGTCCCCGGAGGGAGGGACCTGATGCATACCCCATCTTGAATGCTGATGGGCACTCTGAGCTAGGTCCTGATGGGCATCCTGTGCCAAGCACTGGCTAG
- the Itga7 gene encoding integrin alpha-7 isoform X7, which translates to MAGTRSCDPWGPPGICYLLGSLLTGLLFPRAVAFNLDVMGALRKEGEPGSLFGFSVALHRQLHPRHQSWLLVGAPQALALPGQQANRTGGLFACPLSLEETDCYRVDIDRGADVQKESKENQWLGVSVRSQGPGGKIVTCAHRYESRQRVDQILETRDVIGRCFVLSQDLAAHDDLDGGEWKFCEGRPQGHEQFGFCQQGTAAAFSPDNHYLLFGAPGTYNWKGTARVELCAQGSADLAHLDDGPYEAGGEKEQNPRLIPVPANSYFGLLFVTNIDSSDPDQLVYKTLDPADRLPGPAGDLALNSYLGFSIDSGKGLVRAEELSFVAGAPRANHKGAVVILRKDSASRLVPEVTLSGERLTSGFGYSLAVTDLNNDGWSDLIVGAPYFFERQEELGGAVYVYMNQGGHWTEVSPLRLCGSPDSMFGISLAVLGDLNQDGFPDIAVGAPFDGDGKVFIYHGSSLGVLDKPSQVLEGESVGIRSFGYSLSGGLDVDGNHYPDLLVGSLADTAVLFRARPILHVTHEVFIAPPAIDLEQPNCAGGRLVCVDLRICFSYIAVPSSYSPIVALDYMLDGDTDRRLRGQVPRVTFLSRSPDDPKHQASGTVWLKHQHDRVCGDTMFQLQENVKDKLRAIVVTLSYSLQTPRLRRQAIGQGLLPVAPILNAHQPNTQRAEIHFLKQGCGEDKICQSNLQLVHARFCARVSDMEFQPLPMDVDGMTALFALSGQPVIGLELMVTNLPSDPTQPQADGDDAHEAQLLVTLPASLHYSGVRTLDPVEKPLCLSNENASHVECELGNPMKRGAQVTFYLILSTSGITIETTELEVELLLATISEQELHPVSARARVFIELPLSIAGVATPQQLFFSGVVRGESAMQSERDVGSKVKYEVTVSNQGQSLNTLGSAFLNIMWPHEIANGKWLLYPMRMELEGGQGPGQKGLCSPRPNILHLDVDGKDRRRRELEQPEQQEPHEEPREEPEPSMFWWPVSSAEKKRNITLDCARGTANCVVFSCPLYSFDRAAVLHVWGRLWNSTFLEEYSAVKSLEVIVRANITVKSYIKNLLLRDASTVIPVMVYLDPMAVVAEGVPWWVILLAVLAGLLVLALLVLLLWKMGFFKRAKHPEATVPQYHAVKIPREDRQQFKEEKTGTILRSNWGSPRREGPDAYPILNADGHSELGPDGHPVPSTG; encoded by the exons ATGGCCGGGACTCGGAGCTGCGATCCTTGGGGTCCCCCCGGGATTTGCTATCTTCTTGGTTCCTTGCTCACTGGACTGCTCTTCCCACGGGCTGTTGCCTTCAATCTGGACGTGATGGGCGCCCTGCGCAAGGAGGGCGAGCCAGGCAGTCTCTTCGGCTTCTCTGTGGCCCTGCACAGGCAGTTGCACCCCCGACACCAGAGCTG GCTGCTGGTGGGTGCTCCCCAGGCCCTGGCTCTTCCTGGGCAGCAGGCAAACCGCACCGGAGGCCTCTTCGCTTGCCCCCTGAGCCTGGAGGAGACTGACTGCTACAGAGTGGACATCGACCGGGGAG CTGATGTCCAAAAGGAGAGCAAGGAGAATCAGTGGTTGGGCGTCAGTGTTCGGAGCCAGGGACCCGGGGGCAAGATTGTT ACCTGTGCACACCGATATGAGTCAAGACAGCGAGTGGACCAAATTCTGGAGACGCGGGATGTGATTGGTCGCTGCTTTGTGCTAAGCCAGGACCTGGCTGCCCATGATGATTTGGATGGTGGGGAATGGAAGTTCTGTGAAGGGCGCCCCCAGGGCCATGAGCAATTTGGGTTCTGCCAGCAGGGCACAGCTGCTGCCTTCTCTCCTGACAACCACTACCTTCTCTTTGGGGCTCCAGGAACCTATAACTGGAAGG GCACGGCCAGGGTGGAGCTCTGTGCACAGGGCTCGGCGGACCTGGCACACCTGGACGACGGGCCCTACGAGGCGGGGGGCGAGAAGGAGCAGAACCCCCGCCTTATCCCGGTCCCTGCCAACAGTTACTTTG GGTTGCTTTTTGTGACCAACATTGATAGCTCAGACCCTGACCAGCTGGTGTATAAAACTTTGGACCCTGCTGACCGGCTCCCAGGACCAGCCGGAGACTTGGCCTTGAATAGCTACTTAG GTTTCTCCATCGACTCTGGAAAGGGTCTCGTGCGGGCAGAGGAACTGAGCTTTGTGGCAGGGGCCCCCCGTGCCAACCACAAGGGGGCTGTGGTCATTCTGCGCAAGGATAGTGCCAGCCGCCTGGTGCCTGAAGTTACACTGTCTGGGGAGCGCCTGACCTCTGGGTTTGGCTATTCACTGGCTGTGACTGATCTCAACAATGACGG CTGGTCAGACTTGATTGTGGGTGCCCCCTACTTCTTTGAACGCCAAGAAGAGCTGGGAGGtgctgtgtatgtgtacatgaaCCAGGGTGGTCACTGGACAGAGGTCTCCCCTCTCCGGCTCTGTGGCTCCCCTGACTCCATGTTTGGGATCAGCCTGGCTGTCTTGGGGGATCTCAACCAAGATGGCTTCCCAG ATATTGCAGTGGGAGCTCCTTTTGATGGGGATGGGAAAGTCTTTATTTACCATGGGAGCAGCCTGGGAGTCCTCGACAAACCTTCACAG GTGCTGGAGGGTGAATCCGTGGGCATCAGGAGCTTTGGCTACTCCCTGTCCGGTGGCCTGGATGTGGATGGGAACCACTACCCAGACCTGCTGGTGGGCTCGCTGGCTGACACAGCTGTGCTCTTCAG GGCCAGACCCATCCTCCACGTCACCCATGAAGTCTTCATTGCTCCGCCAGCCATTGACCTAGAACAGCCTAACTGTGCTGGTGGCCGCTTGGTCTG TGTGGACCTGAGGATCTGCTTCAGCTACATTGCAGTGCCCAGCAGCTACAGTCCTATTGTGG CCTTGGATTACATGTTAGATGGGGACACAGACCGGAGGCTCCGGGGACAGGTTCCCCGTGTGACCTTCCTGAGCCGAAGCCCAGATGACCCCAAGCACCAGGCCTCAGGCACTGTGTGGTTGAAGCACCAGCATGATCGAGTCTGTGGAGACACCATGTTCCAGCTGCAG GAGAATGTCAAAGACAAGCTTCGGGCCATTGTGGTGACCCTGTCCTACAGTCTCCAGACTCCTCGGCTCCGGCGACAGGCTATTGGTCAGGGGCTGCTCCCAGTGGCTCCTATCCTCAATGCCCACCAGCCTAACACCCAGCGGGCAGAG ATTCACTTCCTGAAACAAGGATGTGGTGAAGACAAGATCTGTCAGAGCAATTTGCAGCTGGTCCATGCCCGCTTTTGTGCCCGGGTCAGCGACATGGAGTTCCAGCCTCTGCCCAT GGATGTGGATGGGATGACGGCCCTGTTTGCACTGAGTGGGCAGCCAGTCATTGGCCTGGAGCTGATGGTCACCAACTTGCCCTCGGACCCAACCCAGCCCCAGGCTGATGGGGATGATGCCCACGAAGCCCAGCTGCTGGTCACTCTTCCTGCCTCACTGCACTACTCAGGAGTCCGGACCCTGGACCCTGTG GAGAAACCACTTTGCCTGTCCAATGAGAATGCCTCCCATGTCGAGTGTGAGCTGGGGAACCCTATGAAGAGAGGTGCCCAG GTCACCTTCTACCTCATCCTTAGCACCTCTGGGATCACTATTGAGACCACGGAGCTGGAGGTGGAGCTGCTGTTGGCCAC GATCAGTGAGCAGGAGCTGCATCCGGTCTCTGCTCGTGCCCGTGTTTTCATTGAGCTGCCACTGTCCATTGCAGG TGTGGCCACACCCCAGCAACTTTTCTTCTCCGGCGTGGTGAGGGGAGAGAGCGCAATGCAGTCTGAACGAGATGTGGGCAGCAAGGTCAAGTATGAAGTTACT GTCTCCAACCAAGGCCAGTCGCTCAACACCTTGGGCTCTGCCTTCCTCAATATCATGTGGCCCCATGAGATTGCCAATGGGAAGTGGCTGCTGTACCCCATGAGGATGGAGCTGGAGGGCGGGCAGGGACCTGGGCAGAAAGGGCTCTGTTCCCCCAGGCCCAACATCCTCCACCTG GATGTGGATGGCAAGGATAGGAGACGGCGAGAGCTGGAGCAACCAGAGCAGCAGGAGCCTCACGAGGAGCCTCGCGAGGAGCCAGAGCCCAGCATGTTCTGGTGGCCCGTGTCCTCTGCTGAGAAGAAGAGAAACATCACTCTG GACTGCGCCCGGGGCACGGCCAACTGCGTGGTGTTCAGCTGCCCACTCTACAGCTTCGACCGTGCAGCTGTGTTGCATGTCTGGGGCCGCCTCTGGAATAGCACCTTTCTGGAG GAATACTCAGCCGTGAAGTCCCTGGAAGTGATAGTTCGAGCCAACATCACAGTGAAGTCTTACATCAAGAACTTGCTGCTCAGAGATGCCTCCACAGTG ATTCCAGTGATGGTGTACTTGGACCCCATGGCTGTGGTGGCAGAGGGAGTCCCCTGGTGGGTCATCCTTCTGGCTGTGCTGGCAGGGCTGCTGGTACTGGCGCTGCTGGTGCTACTGCTGTGGAAG ATGGGATTCTTCAAGCGGGCAAAGCACCCTGAAGCCACTGTGCCCCAGTACCATGCGGTGAAGATCCCTCGGGAAGACCGACAGCAGTTCAAGGAGGAGAAGACAGGCACCATCCTGAGGAGCAACTGGGGCAGTCCCCGGAGGGAGGGACCTGATGCATACCCCATCTTGAATGCTGATGGGCACTCTGAGCTAGGTCCTGATGGGCATCCTGTGCCAAGCACTGGCTAG
- the Itga7 gene encoding integrin alpha-7 isoform X3, with product MAGTRSCDPWGPPGICYLLGSLLTGLLFPRAVAFNLDVMGALRKEGEPGSLFGFSVALHRQLHPRHQSWLLVGAPQALALPGQQANRTGGLFACPLSLEETDCYRVDIDRGADVQKESKENQWLGVSVRSQGPGGKIVTCAHRYESRQRVDQILETRDVIGRCFVLSQDLAAHDDLDGGEWKFCEGRPQGHEQFGFCQQGTAAAFSPDNHYLLFGAPGTYNWKGTARVELCAQGSADLAHLDDGPYEAGGEKEQNPRLIPVPANSYFGFSIDSGKGLVRAEELSFVAGAPRANHKGAVVILRKDSASRLVPEVTLSGERLTSGFGYSLAVTDLNNDGWSDLIVGAPYFFERQEELGGAVYVYMNQGGHWTEVSPLRLCGSPDSMFGISLAVLGDLNQDGFPDIAVGAPFDGDGKVFIYHGSSLGVLDKPSQVLEGESVGIRSFGYSLSGGLDVDGNHYPDLLVGSLADTAVLFRARPILHVTHEVFIAPPAIDLEQPNCAGGRLVCVDLRICFSYIAVPSSYSPIVALDYMLDGDTDRRLRGQVPRVTFLSRSPDDPKHQASGTVWLKHQHDRVCGDTMFQLQENVKDKLRAIVVTLSYSLQTPRLRRQAIGQGLLPVAPILNAHQPNTQRAEIHFLKQGCGEDKICQSNLQLVHARFCARVSDMEFQPLPMDVDGMTALFALSGQPVIGLELMVTNLPSDPTQPQADGDDAHEAQLLVTLPASLHYSGVRTLDPVEKPLCLSNENASHVECELGNPMKRGAQVTFYLILSTSGITIETTELEVELLLATISEQELHPVSARARVFIELPLSIAGVATPQQLFFSGVVRGESAMQSERDVGSKVKYEVTVSNQGQSLNTLGSAFLNIMWPHEIANGKWLLYPMRMELEGGQGPGQKGLCSPRPNILHLDVDGKDRRRRELEQPEQQEPHEEPREEPEPSMFWWPVSSAEKKRNITLDCARGTANCVVFSCPLYSFDRAAVLHVWGRLWNSTFLEEYSAVKSLEVIVRANITVKSYIKNLLLRDASTVIPVMVYLDPMAVVAEGVPWWVILLAVLAGLLVLALLVLLLWKCGFFHRGSQSSSFLTNYHRAHLAMQPSAMEVGGPGTVGWDSSSGQSTLKPLCPSTMR from the exons ATGGCCGGGACTCGGAGCTGCGATCCTTGGGGTCCCCCCGGGATTTGCTATCTTCTTGGTTCCTTGCTCACTGGACTGCTCTTCCCACGGGCTGTTGCCTTCAATCTGGACGTGATGGGCGCCCTGCGCAAGGAGGGCGAGCCAGGCAGTCTCTTCGGCTTCTCTGTGGCCCTGCACAGGCAGTTGCACCCCCGACACCAGAGCTG GCTGCTGGTGGGTGCTCCCCAGGCCCTGGCTCTTCCTGGGCAGCAGGCAAACCGCACCGGAGGCCTCTTCGCTTGCCCCCTGAGCCTGGAGGAGACTGACTGCTACAGAGTGGACATCGACCGGGGAG CTGATGTCCAAAAGGAGAGCAAGGAGAATCAGTGGTTGGGCGTCAGTGTTCGGAGCCAGGGACCCGGGGGCAAGATTGTT ACCTGTGCACACCGATATGAGTCAAGACAGCGAGTGGACCAAATTCTGGAGACGCGGGATGTGATTGGTCGCTGCTTTGTGCTAAGCCAGGACCTGGCTGCCCATGATGATTTGGATGGTGGGGAATGGAAGTTCTGTGAAGGGCGCCCCCAGGGCCATGAGCAATTTGGGTTCTGCCAGCAGGGCACAGCTGCTGCCTTCTCTCCTGACAACCACTACCTTCTCTTTGGGGCTCCAGGAACCTATAACTGGAAGG GCACGGCCAGGGTGGAGCTCTGTGCACAGGGCTCGGCGGACCTGGCACACCTGGACGACGGGCCCTACGAGGCGGGGGGCGAGAAGGAGCAGAACCCCCGCCTTATCCCGGTCCCTGCCAACAGTTACTTTG GTTTCTCCATCGACTCTGGAAAGGGTCTCGTGCGGGCAGAGGAACTGAGCTTTGTGGCAGGGGCCCCCCGTGCCAACCACAAGGGGGCTGTGGTCATTCTGCGCAAGGATAGTGCCAGCCGCCTGGTGCCTGAAGTTACACTGTCTGGGGAGCGCCTGACCTCTGGGTTTGGCTATTCACTGGCTGTGACTGATCTCAACAATGACGG CTGGTCAGACTTGATTGTGGGTGCCCCCTACTTCTTTGAACGCCAAGAAGAGCTGGGAGGtgctgtgtatgtgtacatgaaCCAGGGTGGTCACTGGACAGAGGTCTCCCCTCTCCGGCTCTGTGGCTCCCCTGACTCCATGTTTGGGATCAGCCTGGCTGTCTTGGGGGATCTCAACCAAGATGGCTTCCCAG ATATTGCAGTGGGAGCTCCTTTTGATGGGGATGGGAAAGTCTTTATTTACCATGGGAGCAGCCTGGGAGTCCTCGACAAACCTTCACAG GTGCTGGAGGGTGAATCCGTGGGCATCAGGAGCTTTGGCTACTCCCTGTCCGGTGGCCTGGATGTGGATGGGAACCACTACCCAGACCTGCTGGTGGGCTCGCTGGCTGACACAGCTGTGCTCTTCAG GGCCAGACCCATCCTCCACGTCACCCATGAAGTCTTCATTGCTCCGCCAGCCATTGACCTAGAACAGCCTAACTGTGCTGGTGGCCGCTTGGTCTG TGTGGACCTGAGGATCTGCTTCAGCTACATTGCAGTGCCCAGCAGCTACAGTCCTATTGTGG CCTTGGATTACATGTTAGATGGGGACACAGACCGGAGGCTCCGGGGACAGGTTCCCCGTGTGACCTTCCTGAGCCGAAGCCCAGATGACCCCAAGCACCAGGCCTCAGGCACTGTGTGGTTGAAGCACCAGCATGATCGAGTCTGTGGAGACACCATGTTCCAGCTGCAG GAGAATGTCAAAGACAAGCTTCGGGCCATTGTGGTGACCCTGTCCTACAGTCTCCAGACTCCTCGGCTCCGGCGACAGGCTATTGGTCAGGGGCTGCTCCCAGTGGCTCCTATCCTCAATGCCCACCAGCCTAACACCCAGCGGGCAGAG ATTCACTTCCTGAAACAAGGATGTGGTGAAGACAAGATCTGTCAGAGCAATTTGCAGCTGGTCCATGCCCGCTTTTGTGCCCGGGTCAGCGACATGGAGTTCCAGCCTCTGCCCAT GGATGTGGATGGGATGACGGCCCTGTTTGCACTGAGTGGGCAGCCAGTCATTGGCCTGGAGCTGATGGTCACCAACTTGCCCTCGGACCCAACCCAGCCCCAGGCTGATGGGGATGATGCCCACGAAGCCCAGCTGCTGGTCACTCTTCCTGCCTCACTGCACTACTCAGGAGTCCGGACCCTGGACCCTGTG GAGAAACCACTTTGCCTGTCCAATGAGAATGCCTCCCATGTCGAGTGTGAGCTGGGGAACCCTATGAAGAGAGGTGCCCAG GTCACCTTCTACCTCATCCTTAGCACCTCTGGGATCACTATTGAGACCACGGAGCTGGAGGTGGAGCTGCTGTTGGCCAC GATCAGTGAGCAGGAGCTGCATCCGGTCTCTGCTCGTGCCCGTGTTTTCATTGAGCTGCCACTGTCCATTGCAGG TGTGGCCACACCCCAGCAACTTTTCTTCTCCGGCGTGGTGAGGGGAGAGAGCGCAATGCAGTCTGAACGAGATGTGGGCAGCAAGGTCAAGTATGAAGTTACT GTCTCCAACCAAGGCCAGTCGCTCAACACCTTGGGCTCTGCCTTCCTCAATATCATGTGGCCCCATGAGATTGCCAATGGGAAGTGGCTGCTGTACCCCATGAGGATGGAGCTGGAGGGCGGGCAGGGACCTGGGCAGAAAGGGCTCTGTTCCCCCAGGCCCAACATCCTCCACCTG GATGTGGATGGCAAGGATAGGAGACGGCGAGAGCTGGAGCAACCAGAGCAGCAGGAGCCTCACGAGGAGCCTCGCGAGGAGCCAGAGCCCAGCATGTTCTGGTGGCCCGTGTCCTCTGCTGAGAAGAAGAGAAACATCACTCTG GACTGCGCCCGGGGCACGGCCAACTGCGTGGTGTTCAGCTGCCCACTCTACAGCTTCGACCGTGCAGCTGTGTTGCATGTCTGGGGCCGCCTCTGGAATAGCACCTTTCTGGAG GAATACTCAGCCGTGAAGTCCCTGGAAGTGATAGTTCGAGCCAACATCACAGTGAAGTCTTACATCAAGAACTTGCTGCTCAGAGATGCCTCCACAGTG ATTCCAGTGATGGTGTACTTGGACCCCATGGCTGTGGTGGCAGAGGGAGTCCCCTGGTGGGTCATCCTTCTGGCTGTGCTGGCAGGGCTGCTGGTACTGGCGCTGCTGGTGCTACTGCTGTGGAAG TGTGGCTTCTTTCATCGGGGCAGCCAGAGCTCATCTTTTCTCACCAACTATCACCGAGCCCATCTAGCCATGCAGCCCTCAGCTATGGAAGTTGGGGGTCCAGGGACTGTAGG ATGGGATTCTTCAAGCGGGCAAAGCACCCTGAAGCCACTGTGCCCCAGTACCATGCGGTGA